Proteins co-encoded in one Metabacillus sp. KUDC1714 genomic window:
- a CDS encoding glyoxalase superfamily protein yields the protein MKESLNQNCIGVLFLMIIPIFRIFDIEKTHSFYIKYLGFKMDWKHQYEENMPFYFQVSLNDAVLHLSEHHGDSSPGSAIRIKINELKSYHSLLSEKEYSYAKPAVEKTPWGTIELTVIDPFSNKITFYEEIE from the coding sequence ATGAAGGAATCTCTAAACCAAAATTGTATAGGAGTGCTATTTTTAATGATTATACCTATCTTTCGAATTTTTGATATTGAAAAAACTCATTCGTTTTACATTAAATACTTAGGCTTTAAAATGGATTGGAAACATCAATATGAAGAAAATATGCCTTTTTATTTTCAAGTTTCTTTAAATGATGCTGTGTTACATCTTTCCGAACATCATGGTGATTCATCTCCAGGTAGTGCAATTCGAATTAAAATAAATGAGTTGAAAAGTTATCATTCTTTATTATCAGAAAAAGAATATTCGTACGCTAAACCAGCTGTAGAGAAAACACCTTGGGGTACTATAGAATTAACAGTTATTGACCCTTTCTCAAATAAAATTACATTCTATGAAGAAATTGAGTAA
- a CDS encoding ABC transporter ATP-binding protein, with protein MNSTVLNIKNVKKSFKENEVLKNVNITVKTGSIYALLGANGAGKSTLLRIVTGLLNSDGGKVTIQDIDVANNPVVAQKLFSFSSQNTTVDGVLTGYENLHLIAKLRHERYPRKIAETLLDKFDLTEAKNKAASTYSGGMRRRLDLAMSLVGDPEIIFLDEPTTGLDPKSRQELWNTIKEMKSQGKTIFLTTQYLEEADYLADQIGFLREGEIVANGTPDEMKRLAGADKLLLVFNNHQDTERALNLLESYSPINRADCEISIDLDEEIKTTLDVLNALTTEKIELKTFKMITPTLDDVFMTLTKG; from the coding sequence ATGAATTCAACAGTCCTTAACATCAAAAATGTGAAAAAGAGTTTTAAAGAGAATGAGGTTCTAAAAAATGTAAATATCACTGTTAAAACAGGTTCCATATACGCTTTATTAGGAGCGAATGGAGCGGGGAAAAGTACTTTATTAAGAATTGTAACCGGGTTATTAAATAGTGATGGTGGGAAAGTGACAATCCAAGACATAGATGTTGCTAACAATCCGGTAGTGGCACAAAAGTTATTTAGCTTTAGTTCCCAGAATACTACGGTTGACGGAGTACTCACTGGATACGAAAACCTTCATCTAATTGCTAAATTACGTCATGAACGCTATCCAAGAAAAATTGCTGAAACTCTGTTAGATAAATTTGATCTGACAGAAGCGAAAAATAAAGCTGCCTCCACTTATTCAGGAGGAATGCGTCGCCGTCTTGACTTAGCCATGAGTTTAGTTGGGGATCCAGAAATTATATTTTTGGATGAACCCACTACTGGATTAGACCCGAAAAGCAGGCAGGAGCTTTGGAATACGATTAAAGAAATGAAGTCTCAAGGGAAAACCATCTTTTTAACGACTCAATATTTAGAGGAAGCAGATTATTTAGCTGACCAGATCGGTTTTTTACGTGAAGGTGAAATTGTTGCCAATGGTACTCCAGATGAAATGAAACGTTTGGCAGGAGCAGATAAATTACTTCTAGTATTTAATAATCATCAAGATACTGAAAGGGCTTTAAATCTTTTGGAATCTTATTCCCCAATCAATAGAGCAGATTGTGAGATTTCCATAGATTTAGATGAAGAAATAAAAACGACCTTGGACGTATTGAATGCACTAACAACTGAAAAAATTGAACTCAAGACATTCAAAATGATTACTCCAACCCTAGATGATGTATTCATGACACTTACGAAAGGATGA
- a CDS encoding ABC transporter permease, translating to MNVLQNLSDTLTLANRIIKHNIRSIDTLITVVAMPVMMLLGMVFIFGGAIQIPGVTEEEYINYILPGILLMTIATGSAYTSLRINLDKTSGMFNRFKSMPIAKSSVLGGQVVASVIFMLVSILVVLIVGFIAGFRSDATFLEWLLVALLILLFSLALTWISVPFGLAAGSIEGASSFSYILLMLLFVSSAFVPVEGMPKVVRIFAENQPMTPIIQTIRNLLDSQAIGNDLWLSIGWMVLIILISYIFGLKVYRRV from the coding sequence ATGAACGTTTTACAAAATTTAAGTGACACATTAACGCTTGCAAATCGGATCATTAAACATAACATACGTAGTATCGACACTCTTATTACCGTTGTTGCGATGCCTGTTATGATGTTATTGGGGATGGTTTTTATATTTGGTGGAGCCATCCAAATTCCAGGCGTTACTGAGGAAGAGTATATTAACTATATCCTTCCTGGAATCCTTTTAATGACGATTGCCACTGGCTCTGCGTACACTTCGTTACGAATTAATTTGGATAAAACTTCAGGGATGTTCAATCGGTTTAAGTCAATGCCTATCGCAAAGTCATCCGTATTGGGTGGTCAGGTTGTTGCGTCAGTTATCTTTATGTTAGTTTCAATTCTTGTTGTTTTGATAGTAGGATTTATAGCTGGATTTAGAAGTGATGCAACATTTTTGGAATGGCTACTTGTAGCGTTATTGATACTACTTTTTTCTCTTGCATTAACATGGATTTCAGTTCCTTTTGGTTTAGCTGCAGGAAGTATAGAAGGAGCTAGTTCTTTTTCTTATATCTTATTGATGCTACTGTTTGTCAGTTCTGCTTTTGTTCCTGTCGAAGGAATGCCAAAAGTAGTTCGAATATTTGCGGAAAATCAACCAATGACACCGATTATTCAAACCATTAGAAATCTATTAGACTCTCAGGCTATTGGGAATGATCTTTGGTTGTCAATCGGTTGGATGGTGTTAATAATATTGATTTCATATATTTTTGGATTGAAGGTTTATAGAAGAGTCTAA
- a CDS encoding nucleotidyltransferase family protein, translated as MDKSWKSALAKVCEIYFQSDTKIEWILVGSVGSVLQGCEMEPGDVDIYVKHKEGVSQFAELLNDFALSSKCENRSSNDWLSSKEEPVFNQTFTSGFTWTKARWEISGFNVEVVHISNPAGIPDSLTGEGMWEGGQYIWSHSKNVSIGEYTIPTVPLEIQLESNLKRKRQERVESILTTLKNYGYNKELINKALSSQNLSYFYSEVSLPR; from the coding sequence ATGGATAAAAGTTGGAAAAGTGCATTAGCTAAAGTGTGTGAAATTTATTTTCAATCGGATACAAAAATTGAGTGGATATTAGTCGGTTCAGTAGGTTCTGTGCTACAAGGTTGTGAGATGGAACCAGGTGATGTCGATATTTATGTTAAACATAAAGAAGGAGTATCACAATTTGCTGAATTACTTAATGACTTTGCTCTTTCTTCCAAATGTGAAAATCGAAGCAGTAATGATTGGTTATCATCTAAAGAAGAGCCTGTATTTAATCAAACATTCACTTCGGGTTTCACTTGGACTAAAGCTAGATGGGAAATTAGTGGTTTTAATGTAGAAGTTGTTCATATTTCTAATCCAGCTGGAATCCCTGACTCTTTGACAGGCGAAGGAATGTGGGAGGGTGGACAATATATTTGGAGCCATTCTAAAAACGTAAGTATCGGTGAATACACAATTCCTACTGTTCCATTAGAGATACAATTGGAATCAAATTTAAAACGAAAACGGCAAGAGAGAGTTGAATCAATCTTAACCACATTAAAGAATTATGGATATAATAAAGAATTGATAAATAAGGCTCTTTCTTCACAAAATTTATCTTACTTTTATTCTGAAGTGAGTTTGCCGAGGTGA
- a CDS encoding MarR family winged helix-turn-helix transcriptional regulator translates to MKEILREIGMIARALDSISNIEFKEYDLTKGQYLYLVRICENPGIIQEKLAEMIKVDRTTAARAIKKLEINGFIEKKEDKHNKKIKKLFPTEKGKNVHPFIKRENDYSNSVALEGLSEKEEVAIFNLLQRVRKNIEKDWEFVKKGNKRNY, encoded by the coding sequence ATGAAGGAAATTCTTCGTGAAATTGGAATGATAGCAAGGGCATTAGATTCTATAAGTAATATCGAATTTAAAGAATATGACCTTACGAAAGGGCAGTATTTGTACCTTGTACGAATATGTGAAAACCCAGGAATTATTCAAGAAAAGTTAGCAGAGATGATAAAAGTAGATCGAACAACAGCAGCTCGTGCTATAAAAAAACTTGAAATTAATGGCTTTATTGAAAAAAAAGAAGATAAACATAACAAAAAAATTAAAAAACTGTTTCCAACAGAAAAAGGGAAAAATGTTCATCCTTTTATTAAAAGAGAAAATGATTATTCTAATAGCGTTGCATTAGAGGGACTTTCCGAAAAAGAAGAAGTAGCCATTTTCAATCTTCTTCAAAGAGTTAGAAAAAATATAGAAAAAGACTGGGAATTTGTAAAAAAGGGAAACAAGAGAAATTATTGA
- a CDS encoding GyrI-like domain-containing protein, with translation MTNYILEEKDSFTVLGFGTELKSHYTDFAGINKEKSDFWNAFSQDGRLDALKALAINDYVFAVNEAVNNKMMHYAGVMTEAPAPEEARVIQFPKGDYLVVKGEAKTADELNITLAGIAFGQVLPDAKNFAYVGGPNATVEMGQRNGLIFGEMWIPVVRK, from the coding sequence ATGACAAATTATATCTTAGAAGAAAAAGACAGCTTTACTGTTTTGGGTTTTGGAACTGAGCTTAAGAGTCATTACACAGACTTTGCTGGCATAAACAAAGAAAAGTCTGATTTTTGGAATGCCTTCAGCCAAGACGGTAGACTAGACGCATTAAAAGCCTTAGCTATAAATGACTACGTTTTTGCTGTGAACGAAGCTGTGAATAACAAGATGATGCATTATGCTGGAGTCATGACAGAAGCACCAGCACCAGAAGAAGCCAGAGTTATCCAATTTCCTAAGGGTGATTACCTAGTTGTTAAAGGCGAAGCGAAGACAGCTGATGAATTGAATATTACACTTGCTGGCATTGCCTTTGGTCAAGTCTTGCCAGATGCTAAGAATTTTGCCTATGTTGGTGGGCCAAATGCAACGGTTGAGATGGGGCAGCGAAATGGGTTAATTTTTGGTGAAATGTGGATTCCTGTTGTTAGGAAATAA
- a CDS encoding class I SAM-dependent methyltransferase → MEINVFEQMAKRYDTEERIEIAKVIVKEVRPELRNSKSKSLIDYGSGTGLISLELSDLVDSILLVDSSKQMLDVANAKISHKGITNSKVLYSDFTQETTELKADIVLMSLVLLHIPDTKNILQSLFNILNNGGKLIIIDFDKNDKINHPKVHNGFSHEELKKRLSEVGFKSIEINTFYHGNRIFMNQDASMFISSSIK, encoded by the coding sequence TTGGAAATTAACGTTTTTGAACAGATGGCAAAAAGATATGATACAGAAGAAAGAATTGAAATAGCTAAAGTTATAGTTAAGGAAGTAAGACCAGAATTACGAAATAGTAAATCAAAATCTTTAATAGACTATGGAAGTGGTACTGGCCTAATTAGTTTAGAATTATCAGATTTAGTAGATTCTATTTTGTTAGTGGATTCATCTAAGCAAATGTTGGATGTTGCGAATGCTAAAATTTCTCACAAAGGAATTACCAACTCAAAAGTACTTTATTCAGATTTCACTCAAGAAACAACTGAACTTAAGGCAGACATAGTTTTAATGTCACTAGTCCTACTTCATATACCGGATACTAAAAATATTTTACAAAGTTTGTTCAACATTTTAAATAATGGTGGCAAGCTAATTATTATTGATTTTGACAAAAACGATAAAATAAATCATCCGAAAGTTCATAACGGTTTTTCACATGAAGAACTGAAAAAAAGATTATCTGAAGTTGGATTTAAATCAATTGAAATTAATACTTTCTATCATGGAAATCGTATTTTTATGAATCAAGATGCCTCAATGTTTATATCCAGTAGTATAAAGTGA
- a CDS encoding PadR family transcriptional regulator: MKDLTEMLKGVLEGVVLQKIRAGETYGYEITKYLNDLGFDDIVEGTVYTILVRIEKKGLVEIEKKKSELGPARKFYTLNTKGEQELENFWKRWTFLENKMNEIKEQSND, from the coding sequence ATGAAGGATTTAACTGAAATGCTTAAAGGTGTTCTTGAAGGGGTGGTGCTTCAAAAGATCCGTGCTGGAGAAACATACGGCTATGAAATAACTAAGTACCTAAACGATTTAGGCTTTGACGATATTGTAGAAGGAACAGTCTATACCATTCTTGTTCGAATTGAAAAAAAAGGACTAGTCGAGATTGAGAAGAAAAAGTCAGAGCTCGGGCCTGCGAGAAAATTCTATACTTTAAATACAAAAGGCGAACAAGAATTAGAAAATTTTTGGAAGAGATGGACATTTTTAGAAAATAAAATGAATGAGATAAAGGAGCAAAGTAATGATTAA
- a CDS encoding VOC family protein, with translation MKIIVTSIFVEDQDKALEFYSETLGFVKKHDVPTGEFRWITLVSPEEQKGTELLLEPNNHPAAKEYQEKLFAEGIPVTMFGVADIHAEYKRLIDKGVKFTMEPTKMGDLTIAVFDDTCGNLIQIMQE, from the coding sequence ATGAAAATCATTGTTACCAGTATATTCGTAGAAGACCAAGATAAGGCACTAGAATTTTATTCAGAAACGCTGGGATTTGTAAAAAAGCATGACGTTCCCACAGGAGAATTTAGGTGGATAACGCTAGTTTCTCCCGAGGAACAAAAAGGTACCGAGCTATTACTTGAACCGAATAACCACCCAGCCGCTAAAGAGTATCAAGAGAAGTTATTTGCTGAAGGCATCCCAGTAACAATGTTTGGGGTTGCAGATATTCACGCAGAGTATAAACGATTAATAGATAAAGGCGTGAAGTTTACTATGGAACCGACAAAAATGGGCGATCTCACAATAGCTGTCTTCGACGATACATGCGGCAACCTTATTCAAATCATGCAGGAGTAA
- a CDS encoding sugar O-acetyltransferase, with the protein MSDKEKIFYDRGTEELKFKNIRAHKLVQKFNNSDIEDFTKKEEIIEELFGSVGVNPSIEHNFHCDLGYNIHVGDHFYAGYNCTILDMAEVRVGHNCMIGPNVGIYTAGHSIEPKDRNKSGYGIPIKIGNDVWIGGSCVILAGVTIGNNSIVAAGSVVTKDVPSNTIVAGNPAKILKSI; encoded by the coding sequence GTGAGTGATAAAGAGAAAATCTTTTATGACCGTGGTACTGAGGAACTAAAATTTAAAAATATACGTGCCCATAAACTCGTTCAAAAATTTAACAATAGTGATATAGAAGATTTTACAAAGAAAGAGGAAATTATCGAGGAGTTATTTGGGAGTGTAGGAGTAAACCCTAGTATTGAACACAATTTCCATTGTGACTTAGGTTACAATATACATGTTGGTGATCACTTTTATGCTGGGTATAATTGTACTATTTTAGATATGGCGGAAGTTAGGGTCGGTCACAACTGTATGATAGGTCCCAATGTGGGAATATATACTGCTGGTCATTCAATCGAACCTAAAGATAGGAATAAGAGTGGATATGGGATACCAATTAAAATTGGTAACGATGTATGGATAGGTGGAAGTTGTGTAATCTTAGCAGGAGTTACTATTGGCAATAATTCAATCGTTGCTGCTGGCTCTGTTGTTACAAAAGATGTTCCTTCTAATACAATAGTAGCTGGAAACCCAGCGAAAATACTAAAAAGTATATAA
- a CDS encoding ArsR/SmtB family transcription factor, producing the protein MNRDKDVIFKALGDSTRRLILDELSERNELTLYELTVRLIMKHDLSISRQAIAKHLSVLEDAGLVISKRRGKYRVIIFNNEPLKNLLKGWIE; encoded by the coding sequence ATGAATAGGGACAAAGACGTTATATTCAAAGCACTTGGCGACTCGACTCGGAGGCTTATATTAGACGAACTATCCGAACGCAACGAGCTGACGTTGTATGAACTTACGGTACGTCTCATTATGAAGCACGATCTTTCTATTTCGCGACAAGCTATAGCTAAACATCTTTCTGTATTGGAAGATGCAGGACTCGTAATATCAAAACGAAGGGGAAAATATCGAGTAATTATATTCAACAACGAACCACTTAAAAATTTGCTGAAAGGATGGATAGAGTAA
- a CDS encoding DUF1048 domain-containing protein: MIKKMIQEKREYRDYKKRVDNLPEEYRKAMKAIENYMWNYAKGSGMLELLKNILDMFENSASDGLSVRDVVGDDIAEFADSLLAEFPEETWMDKMRKKLRDSIE; encoded by the coding sequence ATGATTAAAAAGATGATTCAAGAAAAACGGGAATATCGTGACTATAAAAAAAGGGTGGATAATTTACCAGAAGAATACAGAAAGGCAATGAAAGCAATTGAAAACTACATGTGGAACTATGCTAAAGGATCAGGAATGCTGGAGCTATTAAAAAATATTTTAGATATGTTTGAGAATAGTGCAAGTGATGGTCTAAGTGTACGAGATGTAGTCGGAGATGATATTGCCGAATTTGCCGACTCATTACTAGCAGAATTTCCAGAAGAAACATGGATGGATAAAATGAGAAAAAAATTAAGGGATTCTATTGAGTAA
- a CDS encoding helix-turn-helix transcriptional regulator — protein MKKVERINIIMRYINNRSHFTISEIMQEFNISRSTAIRDIREIESMGMPLVAEVGRDGGYFVMHNSVLADVRFTDNEVKALFIAFMATRNQQLPYLKSRQSLAEKLLGLISENQQDDLVLLNQILLFEGTNPNNPDLLDLSDLPHPMLEKLIQILLLDRYLMITIKEENVIKSYPIFLLNLYREKSLWLIEGFDLKEEKKQIFHVDNLTNVKPYPMKKRLSKKKILEKLSKQEEVINLVLELGPKAIAQFKKYHPLKVSISYTNPYQATAILKTFVNVNNSEELNKITNWLLFLGGDIKVKEMPEEVLECLQNRLYLFCP, from the coding sequence ATGAAAAAAGTTGAACGGATTAATATCATTATGCGGTATATCAACAACCGCTCCCACTTTACAATTTCTGAAATCATGCAAGAATTTAACATCTCTCGTTCGACAGCTATTAGAGATATCAGAGAAATAGAGTCAATGGGGATGCCACTTGTTGCTGAAGTTGGAAGGGATGGCGGTTATTTTGTCATGCACAATTCTGTCCTGGCCGATGTTCGCTTTACCGATAATGAGGTCAAAGCTCTTTTTATTGCCTTTATGGCCACAAGAAACCAACAACTTCCCTATCTAAAGAGTCGTCAGTCTTTAGCTGAAAAGTTACTAGGCCTCATCTCAGAAAACCAACAAGATGATCTTGTTCTTTTAAATCAAATTTTGCTATTTGAAGGGACCAACCCGAATAATCCTGACCTACTTGATCTGTCGGACCTCCCACATCCCATGTTAGAAAAACTCATCCAAATTCTTCTTTTGGATAGATATTTAATGATTACAATTAAAGAAGAAAATGTAATAAAGTCTTATCCAATTTTTCTATTAAACCTTTATCGTGAAAAAAGCCTGTGGCTGATTGAAGGCTTTGACTTAAAGGAAGAAAAGAAGCAGATTTTTCATGTCGACAATCTCACCAATGTAAAACCCTACCCAATGAAAAAAAGATTAAGTAAAAAAAAGATTTTAGAAAAGCTAAGTAAGCAGGAAGAAGTAATCAACCTTGTCCTTGAACTTGGTCCAAAGGCGATTGCTCAGTTCAAAAAATATCACCCTTTAAAAGTTTCAATTTCCTATACGAATCCTTACCAAGCTACAGCCATTCTAAAGACCTTTGTCAATGTTAATAATTCTGAAGAATTGAATAAAATAACAAATTGGCTACTTTTTCTAGGAGGGGATATCAAGGTCAAGGAAATGCCAGAAGAAGTTTTAGAGTGTTTACAAAACAGATTATACTTATTTTGCCCATAA
- a CDS encoding phage tail protein, producing the protein MSYIIDFKNVSKVGLESSPVVEALAGLRANESRYFMNKYKHEFTVVPASESKETLDYVNQILKEERDIEFTAKPLETSRFQVGNIKFAYVFYEDGLSVNVMYTVDDPKKRAVGFKLSEEMEVPKELEGKFKFARQKSKLAGTIRGSFFVIKGEY; encoded by the coding sequence ATGTCCTATATCATAGATTTTAAAAATGTGTCTAAGGTTGGTTTAGAATCTTCCCCTGTAGTAGAAGCGCTTGCTGGTTTACGTGCAAATGAATCCCGTTACTTTATGAACAAATACAAGCATGAATTTACAGTTGTGCCAGCTAGCGAAAGCAAGGAGACACTTGATTATGTGAACCAAATTTTGAAAGAAGAACGTGATATTGAGTTTACGGCCAAACCTTTAGAAACGTCGCGTTTTCAAGTGGGAAATATCAAATTTGCCTACGTCTTTTATGAGGATGGCCTTAGTGTAAACGTCATGTATACGGTTGATGATCCTAAGAAGCGTGCCGTTGGTTTTAAGCTTTCTGAGGAGATGGAGGTTCCAAAGGAATTAGAAGGAAAGTTTAAGTTTGCTAGGCAGAAGTCTAAACTAGCTGGAACAATACGGGGCTCGTTTTTTGTAATTAAAGGAGAATATTAA
- a CDS encoding GNAT family N-acetyltransferase, which translates to MYIKTKRLLIRKFEFKDWQGVYEYTSDHNVMRYIPEGVFTEEDAKEFVNKNMGDTAEKFPVVLIDGNILIGHIVFYKYFGEHTYEIGWVFNPKYYNKGYASEAAKAILEFGFEKIKLHRIIATCQPQNIPSYRVMEKIGMRREGYFKKCIPKGNEWWDEYYYAILEEEWK; encoded by the coding sequence ATGTACATAAAAACCAAAAGGTTATTGATTCGTAAATTTGAGTTTAAAGATTGGCAAGGTGTATATGAATATACATCAGATCATAATGTGATGAGATATATACCAGAAGGAGTTTTTACTGAAGAAGATGCAAAAGAGTTTGTAAATAAAAATATGGGTGATACTGCTGAAAAATTTCCTGTCGTATTAATCGATGGAAATATTCTTATCGGGCATATTGTTTTTTACAAATATTTTGGTGAACATACTTATGAGATTGGATGGGTATTTAATCCCAAATATTATAATAAAGGATATGCTTCTGAAGCAGCCAAAGCTATTTTAGAATTTGGTTTTGAAAAAATAAAATTACATAGGATTATCGCTACATGTCAACCACAAAATATTCCATCATATCGAGTAATGGAGAAGATTGGAATGAGAAGAGAAGGATATTTTAAAAAATGTATTCCGAAGGGTAATGAATGGTGGGATGAGTATTATTACGCTATTTTGGAAGAAGAGTGGAAATGA
- a CDS encoding GNAT family N-acetyltransferase — MNVSIEELTGEYVRIVPMERSHIQGLYEIGNDKTIWTHLPKTIQTLNDMESFVEEALDKKEVGIEFPFVILLRENNKIIGTTRFLEISNINKSLEIGWTWLTPSVWGTTINTECKYLLLNYCFETLKTIRVQFKTDEQNIRSQRAIERIGGVKEGVLRNHMIKKDGTFRNSVFYSVIESEWTSIKHKLDITLHSSKKSIT, encoded by the coding sequence ATGAATGTTTCAATTGAAGAATTAACAGGAGAGTATGTACGAATTGTACCAATGGAAAGGAGTCATATACAAGGTTTATATGAAATCGGGAACGATAAAACCATTTGGACTCATCTACCAAAAACCATACAAACATTAAATGATATGGAGTCATTTGTAGAAGAAGCATTAGACAAAAAAGAAGTTGGAATAGAGTTTCCATTTGTAATTTTACTTCGTGAAAACAACAAAATAATTGGGACTACAAGATTTCTTGAAATCTCTAATATAAACAAAAGTTTAGAAATTGGATGGACTTGGTTAACTCCATCTGTATGGGGGACAACTATTAACACGGAATGCAAATACTTATTACTAAACTATTGTTTTGAAACCTTGAAGACTATTCGTGTTCAATTCAAAACCGATGAACAAAACATTAGGTCACAAAGAGCAATAGAACGAATAGGAGGGGTAAAAGAAGGGGTTTTGAGAAATCATATGATTAAAAAAGATGGAACTTTCCGTAATTCAGTATTTTATAGCGTTATCGAAAGTGAATGGACATCAATAAAACATAAATTAGATATTACTTTACATAGTAGTAAAAAATCAATTACTTAA
- a CDS encoding DUF2690 domain-containing protein: MRKLFNIGMIITFVFGLIFAVSPAEKASALSYDGTNPITTGCSSDGVTKASKHIIDPNGYYLGTVYLKWSYKCQTSWAYMKLTNAAPIDAFGNATVYSYTSSGSKRTSYSCASSGGNGRINRGQTSCHTAQVYNGVGYKAYAIGAAGGGTAKTTWY, from the coding sequence ATGAGAAAACTATTTAATATTGGGATGATTATTACTTTTGTCTTTGGTCTGATATTTGCGGTTTCACCAGCTGAAAAAGCATCTGCCCTATCTTATGATGGTACAAATCCTATTACTACAGGCTGTTCAAGTGATGGCGTCACCAAAGCTTCAAAACATATTATTGACCCCAACGGTTATTATCTTGGAACTGTATACCTAAAATGGAGTTATAAGTGTCAAACATCTTGGGCTTATATGAAGCTAACTAATGCTGCTCCGATAGATGCCTTTGGAAATGCAACGGTGTATAGTTATACTAGTAGCGGTTCTAAAAGAACGTCTTATTCTTGTGCTAGTAGTGGTGGTAACGGAAGGATAAATCGTGGTCAAACCTCTTGTCATACTGCACAAGTATATAATGGTGTTGGGTATAAGGCTTACGCCATTGGAGCTGCTGGAGGTGGCACAGCTAAAACTACTTGGTATTAA